The proteins below are encoded in one region of Telopea speciosissima isolate NSW1024214 ecotype Mountain lineage chromosome 10, Tspe_v1, whole genome shotgun sequence:
- the LOC122644109 gene encoding IRK-interacting protein, translating to MATAQTFQNNKNEANRLEIQAAISTAVELRAIHAALLQRSSPANLRLPGSVSPSISRPSSQFSTQDYPVFTPSYEEESLSGNHQIPLENRALSGNWDGYMLEAGEEDDADYSEIKREASSSTKGFPSGLFSRDPHICSVEHQKSITSSYANHIAVLQASPGTDLFKSSRRTGSGDFKRLTTCNRCKTAIISSETDNRVKNTKNSNMVVPLTDSHISVQPQSKHRGPILSWLFPRLKKKHKNGTSPNRAESEEVSQIFKNFGILSIESLKKKLIEANENRDAALMEAAEMKSSLGELKHKLEYLETYCEELKKALKQTMQGKDTQVPERPGNLPNRGKWIDGNSENSMPVSHEVMVEGFLQIVSEARLSMKQFCKTLIDQIEETDSNLMDQLNLILQPYKLTLNSKYSKAVLYHLEALINQSLYQDFENCVFQKNGSPKVLDPKQDRQAQFSSFVALRNLSWNEVLRKGTKYYSDEFSRFCDQKMSCIISTLNWTRPWPEQLLQSFFVAAKCIWLLHLLAFSFNPPLGILRVEENKNFDPIYMEDIFVDRQRPQTPARVKVMVMPGFYVQDRVLKCKVICKYKTVA from the exons ATGGCTACTGCTCAAACTtttcaaaacaacaaaaatgaaGCTAACCGGCTAGAAATCCAAGCTGCCATTTCGACAGCCGTCGAGCTGAGAGCTATCCACGCTGCGTTGTTGCAAAGGAGCAGCCCTGCAAATCTCAGGTTACCTGGGTCTGTCTCTCCTTCCATTTCACGACCTTCTTCTCAGTTTTCCACTCAAGATTACCCTGTCTTCACTCCG AGTTATGAAGAGGAATCATTATCTGGGAATCACCAAATCCCATTGGAGAACCGAGCATTGTCTGGAAACTGGGATGGTTACATGCTAGAAGCAGGAGAAGAGGATGATGCTGATTACTCCGAGATTAAAAGGGAAGCTTCCTCATCGACAAAAGGGTTTCCTTCTGGTCTGTTTAGCAGAGACCCCCACATCTGTTCAGTTGAACATCAGAAATCCATAACCAGTTCTTATGCAAACCACATTGCAGTCCTTCAAGCATCACCCGGAACAGATTTATTCAAGTCGAGTAGGAGAACCGGTTCTGGGGACTTCAAGAGATTGACGACTTGCAATAGATGCAAAACTGCAATTATCAGTTCTGAAACCGATAATAGAGTCAAGAACACCAAGAATTCTAATATGGTGGTGCCTTTAACAGATTCTCACATATCAGTTCAGCCACAATCAAAACACAGAGGACCCATCCTCTCATGGTTGTTTCCTCGGTTAAAGAAGAAGCACAAGAATGGAACCTCTCCGAACCGAGCAGAATCCGAAGAAGTCTCCCaaattttcaagaattttgGGATACTGTCAATTGAATccttgaagaagaagttaaTTGAGGCCAACGAGAATAGAGATGCAGCTTTGATGGAGGCTGCAGAGATGAAATCTTCCTTGGGGGAGCTGAAACATAAGCTGGAGTACTTAGAGACTTATTGTGAAGAGTTGAAGAAGGCTCTGAAACAAACAATGCAGGGAAAGGACACCCAAGTTCCAGAAAGGCCTGGTAATCTGCCAAACAGAGGGAAGTGGATTGATGGGAACAGTGAAAATTCCATGCCAGTGAGCCATGAAGTCATGGTGGAGGGTTTCTTGCAAATAGTATCAGAAGCAAGGTTGTCAATGAAACAATTCTGCAAGACTCTTATTGATCAGATTGAAGAAACGGATAGCAATTTGATGGACCAGTTAAACTTGATTCTTCAGCCATATAAACTGACTCTTAACTCCAAGTATTCAAAAGCAGTGCTGTATCATTTAGAAGCTCTTATAAACCAGTCTCTCTACCAGGACTTCGAGAACTGCGTGTTCCAGAAGAATGGCTCCCCAAAAGTATTAGACCCTAAGCAAGATCGCCAAGCACAGTTCTCATCATTTGTTGCTCTGAGAAATTTGAGCTGGAATGAAGTACTAAGGAAGGGAACCAAGTACTACAGTGATGAATTCAGTAGGTTCTGTGACCAGAAGATGAGTTGCATAATTTCTACACTAAATTGGACAAGACCTTGGCCTGAACAGCTACTTCAATCTTTCTTTGTTGCTGCAAAATGCATCTGGTTGCTACATTTACTTGCGTTCTCTTTCAATCCGCCACTTGGGATCTTAAGGGTTGAAGAGAACAAGAACTTTGATCCAATATACATGGAGGATATTTTTGTAGATCGACAGAGACCCCAAACTCCGGCTCGGGTTAAGGTCATGGTGATGCCAGGATTCTATGTTCAGGATAGAGTACTCAAATGTAAGGTTATTTGTAAGTATAAAACTGTAGCCTAA